A single window of Malus sylvestris chromosome 5, drMalSylv7.2, whole genome shotgun sequence DNA harbors:
- the LOC126623293 gene encoding adenylosuccinate synthetase 2, chloroplastic-like translates to MNNLSAFRALDSSPLSSPRSYGPHNHIPILLQRPRNAVVCSVKQSIATPSPLSVDSSPNQGLNRIESLTQVSGVLGCQWGDEGKGKLVDILAQHFDIVARCQGGANAGHTIYNAEGKKFALHLVPSGILNEETLCVIGNGVVVHLPGLFKEIDGLESNGVSCKGRILVSDRAHLLFDFHQIVDGLRESELAKSFIGTTKRGIGPCYSNKVNRNGIRVSDLRYMDTFPQKLDLLLSDAASRFQGFEYGPHVLKEEVEKYKRFAERLEPFIADTVLVVNEAISEKKKILVEGGQATMLDIDFGTYPFVTSSSPSAGGICTGLGIAPRVLGDLVGVVKAYTTRVGSGPFPTEILGQGGDLLRFAGQEFGTTTGRPRRCGWLDIAALKYCCQINGFSSLNLTKLDVLSDLPEIQLGVAYKQTDGTPVKSFPADLLDLEQLKVDYEVLPGWKSDISSVRNYSDLPKAARQYVERIEELVGVPVHYIGVGPGRDALIYK, encoded by the exons ATGAACAACCTCTCTGCTTTCAGAGCCCTGGACTCCAGTCCACTCTCCAGCCCTCGCTCCTATGGGCCCCACAACCACATACCTATTCTCCTCCAGCGCCCGAGGAATGCTGTCGTATGCTCAGTGAAACAATCAATTGCCACCCCTTCACCTCTAAGTGTTGATAGTTCCCCTAACCAGGGGCTTAATCGAATTGAATCACTAACCCAGGTTTCGGGGGTGTTGGGCTGCCAATGGGGTGATGAAGGTAAAGGAAAACTTGTTGACATCTTGGCCCAGCACTTTGACATCGTTGCTCGTTGTCAG GGTGGAGCTAATGCTGGACACACCATTTACAATGCAGAGGGAAAGAAGTTTGCACTTCACCTTGTTCCGTCGGGTATTCTTAATGAAGAAACTCTTTGTGTTATTGGGAACGGAGTTGTGGTGCATCTTCCAGGGCTCTTTAAAGAGATTGATGGCCTTGAATCTAATGGAGTCTCCTGCAAGGGAAGGATATTGGTCTCGGATCGTGCTCACCTGTTATTTGATTTCCACCAAATAGTGGATGGACTTCGAGAATCTGAGCTTGCTAAATCTTTCATTGGCACTACCAAGAGGGGCATTGGACCATGTTACTCTAACAAGGTTAACCGAAATGGTATTCGAGTGAGTGACTTGAGGTACATGGATACTTTTCCTCAGAAGCTAGATCTTCTATTATCAGATGCTGCATCAAGGTTCCAAGGTTTTGAGTATGGGCCCCATGTGCTCAAAGAAGAAGTTGAAAAATACAAGAGATTTGCTGAGAGATTGGAACCCTTCATTGCAGATACTGTGCTTGTTGTGAATGAAGCCATCTCTGAGAAGAAAAAGATTTTGGTCGAAGGTGGTCAGGCAACAATGTTGGATATTGACTTTGGAACTTACCCCTTTGTAACATCCTCTAGCCCATCAGCCGGTGGGATTTGCACTGGTCTCGGAATTGCTCCCAGagttttgggtgatctggttGGAGTG GTGAAAGCGTACACTACAAGAGTTGGTTCTGGTCCCTTTCCCACAGAAATCTTGGGTCAAGGGGGTGATCTTCTTAGGTTTGCTGGTCAGGAGTTTGGCACAACTACTGGCCGCCCTCGTCGTTGTGGTTGGCTTGATATAGCAGCTCTGAAGTATTGCTGTCAGATTAATGGCTTTTCTTCACTCAATCTCACCAAACTTGATGTTTTGTCTGATCTTCCTGAAATTCAGTTGGGTGTTGCCTACAAACAGACTGATGGTACACCAGTCAAATCATTCCCTGCAGACCTGCTTGATCTGGAGCAATTAAAG GTGGACTACGAAGTATTGCCCGGATGGAAGTCAGATATTTCGTCAGTCAGAAACTACTCTGACCTTCCAAAGGCTGCACGTCAGTACGTGGAAAGGATAGAAGAACTTGTTGGTGTACCCGTCCATTACATTGGTGTGGGGCCTGGACGCGATGCACTCATTTACAAATGA